From the genome of Candidatus Defluviilinea proxima:
CCACAGTACAAGGAGCACAACCTACACTGCGATAGCCTTTCTCGAGTAATGGATGCGACGGCAAATTATTTTCTTCCATATACCGTTTCACATCTGCCTTCGTCCAATTCAGCAATGGATTGATCTTCAGCAACCCGTCATCCTGTAATTCTAAAATTTTTGCCTTGGCTCGCACTGCAGTCTGGTCGCGTCGAATACCGCTGATCCATGCCAGCATATCTTTCATCGCTTTTTGCATCGGCTGGACTTTGTGAATATAACAACACAGGTTTGGGTCTGCAAGCGGAAGTGTGCGCGTGTTCTGGCGCGCATACACATCCCAACGTGTGTCACGGTATAGATCCAATACATTCAAATGCCATTCGGACGCCAACTGCTCGCGGAAGATGGCCGTCTCCCAAAAATGATAGCCTGTATCAATGAAAAAAATCAACAAGTTGCGATTGATCTTAGAGACCATATGTAATAGCGGCACACTTTGTGTTTGGAACGAGGAACTCATCGCCACTTGTGGCCAGAACATCTTCATTGCCCACTGAATGATCTCTTGCGGTGTCTTTGTCTCAAATTCTTCCGATAAAGTTTCTATCTCTATAGGCGTAAGCATGGCAGGATTATACCCGTTATAGAATACCCAGTTATAAATGGCACTGGGTATAATCACCTCATGAATTCAGCCACAGCTGTGCGATTGATCGAACTTAATCGTGATTTTTACACTCGTTTCGGCGATTCCTTCTCGGCGACTCGTCATCGCATTCAGCCCGGTGTCCGCCGTGTGCTTGAATCTCTAAATGGGGACGAGAACATATTGGATTTGGGATGCGGCAATGGCTGGTTTGCCCGCGAATTAGCAGATCGCAGCCACCGCGGTTCGTATCTGGGCCTCGACTTTAGCCTGCCTCTGCTCCGAGATGCAGAGTCGATCCCGAAAACTTTTTCTGCCAAATTCTTGCAGATCGATCTTGCTGAGTTATCTCCAAGTAGTGAACAGTTATCAGTTATCAGTCAATACACCGATACCTGCTCACTGATAACTTGTTTCGCAACGCTTCATCACATCCCATCTCGCGAACTTCGTTTGAATATTTTGCGTACTGTCCATAAATTGTTAAGCCAAGACGGGCTCTTTATCCACTCTAACTGGCAGTTTTTAAACAGCGAAAAGCTCAAAGCGAGAATCCAGCCATGGGAACGAGTAGCAGTCTCAAGGTCCGATATAGACGCGAACGATTACTTGCTCGATTGGCGAAGCGGAGGGGAAGGCCTGCGGTATGTCCACCACTTTGATGCAGGCGAATTGCAAGAATTAGCAAATGCAACGGGTTT
Proteins encoded in this window:
- a CDS encoding phosphoadenylyl-sulfate reductase is translated as MLTPIEIETLSEEFETKTPQEIIQWAMKMFWPQVAMSSSFQTQSVPLLHMVSKINRNLLIFFIDTGYHFWETAIFREQLASEWHLNVLDLYRDTRWDVYARQNTRTLPLADPNLCCYIHKVQPMQKAMKDMLAWISGIRRDQTAVRAKAKILELQDDGLLKINPLLNWTKADVKRYMEENNLPSHPLLEKGYRSVGCAPCTVAIGLNDDERAGRWQGRGKTECGLHTDMFTHKNVSELKSEFQVDVPTMNGNK
- a CDS encoding class I SAM-dependent methyltransferase, with product MNSATAVRLIELNRDFYTRFGDSFSATRHRIQPGVRRVLESLNGDENILDLGCGNGWFARELADRSHRGSYLGLDFSLPLLRDAESIPKTFSAKFLQIDLAELSPSSEQLSVISQYTDTCSLITCFATLHHIPSRELRLNILRTVHKLLSQDGLFIHSNWQFLNSEKLKARIQPWERVAVSRSDIDANDYLLDWRSGGEGLRYVHHFDAGELQELANATGFDVISAFYSDGDTGNLGLYQVWKKL